The following are encoded in a window of Diorhabda sublineata isolate icDioSubl1.1 chromosome 3, icDioSubl1.1, whole genome shotgun sequence genomic DNA:
- the LOC130441664 gene encoding uncharacterized protein LOC130441664, with protein sequence MKPFLVATLILAVACVVRCGEATKEKKSEKRGILSSDIGSGYGGGHGGSIGLDIGSHGIGGGSLGGHGGDLGGYGGSLGGDYSSGISGGYGGGYGGGYGGGYGGGFGGGLGGGLGGGFGGGLGGGLGGGLGGGLGGGSGGATVTTVSRTVPVPVPQPYPVTVNRPVPVPVPQRVEVPVPRPVQVSVPVAQPVEVPRPYPVVVNRPVPVAVPTPVRVPVPQPVRVSVPQPYPVTVPQPVPVRVPQTVVVPVAQPIVVGGGSGGIGGGVGGGIGGGFGSGFGGGLGGGYGGGYGGGYGGGYGGGYGGGYSGSFGGGYGGSLDGGLGGHGGSFSSGSLGGGYSLGKSISFGSSGGHGGGATSYSSISHGHSKY encoded by the exons ATGAAACCTTTTTTG GTTGCCACGCTAATTTTAGCAGTCGCCTGCGTTGTTAGATGCGGCGAGGctactaaagaaaaaaaaagtgaaaaacgaGGTATTTTATCCAGTGATATTGGAAGTGGATATGGAGGAGGACATGGTGGAAGCATAGGCCTAGACATCGGTAGTCATGGCATTGGCGGAGGAAGTTTAGGAGGCCACGGag GTGATCTTGGAGGATATGGAGGTTCCCTTGGCGGAGACTACAGCAGTGGAATAAGCGGTGGATATGGTGGAGGATACGGTGGTGGATATGGAGGAGGATATGGAGGTGGATTTGGAGGTGGTCTTGGAGGCGGACTTGGAGGTGGATTTGGAGGTGGACTTGGAGGCGGACTTGGAGGCGGACTTGGAGGTGGACTTGGAGGTGGAAGTGGAGGAGCCACAGTTACAACAGTCAGTCGCACTGTTCCAGTTCCTGTCCCCCAGCCTTACCCTGTTACTGTAAACAGACCTGTACCTGTACCAGTACCTCAGCGTGTAGAGGTTCCCGTTCCCAGGCCAGTCCAA gtATCTGTACCAGTTGCTCAACCAGTAGAAGTACCAAGACCATACCCAGTCGTAGTCAACCGTCCAGTTCCAGTAGCAGTACCAACTCCAGTTCGTGTACCAGTTCCACAACCTGTCCGTGTTTCAGTACCCCAACCATACCCAGTTACGGTTCCACAACCCGTACCAGTTAGAGTACCACAAACCGTTGTAGTTCCAGTTGCTCAGCCAATCGTTGTTGGAGGAGGTAGTGGAGGAATTGGAGGAGGCGTAGGAGGTGGAATCGGCGGTGGATTCGGCAGTGGATTCGGCGGTGGCCTCGGTGGTGGATACGGTGGTGGATACGGCGGTGGATACGGTGGTGGATACGGCGGTGGATACGGTGGTGGATACAGTGGTAGTTTTGGAGGAGGATATGGTGGTAGTCTAGACGGTGGACTAGGTGGACATGGAGGTAGTTTCAGCAGCGGTTCTCTGGGAGGAGGTTATTCTCTTGGAAAATCAATTTCCTTCGGTTCGTCAGGAGGTCATGGGGGTGGTGCCACCAGCTATTCTAGTATTTCACATGGACATTCCAAATACTAA